Proteins from a single region of Fundulus heteroclitus isolate FHET01 chromosome 12, MU-UCD_Fhet_4.1, whole genome shotgun sequence:
- the LOC118565029 gene encoding uncharacterized protein LOC118565029, with protein sequence MLAVTAELEMAKTEISRLQAKVENLETELQKEQKRKLFGIDAVVESEKNSKKNLCVYYTGLTLVRFMSLFTFLLPKRETLTYDENRNDIREMSAENGLFLTMCRLRQNFGLFDLATRFGISQQSAGIVFNTWIDIIYLKLCTVSIWPHRQTIIDNMPKDFKANFPTTLIIIDGTELKTESPWAHGVQCQLYSDYKSTTTFKALIGCDSRGSFMFTSELFTGSISDKAITKASGFYETIQQLKDVGYIQNGDGVMADKGFTIKDEINALGLSLNIPPFASADKQLSQADLALTDKIARHRVHVERLISRIKDFKIVGCTIPAILFPKLNRIWAVCCYLTLFQGFVLKKM encoded by the coding sequence ATGCTTGCAGTGACTGCAGAGTTGGAAATGGCAAAAACTGAAATCAGTCGCTTACAAGCAAAAGTGGAAAATTTAGAAACAGAGCtacagaaagaacagaaacgAAAACTGTTTGGTATTGATGCTGTTGTTGAATCTgagaagaacagcaaaaaaaatctgtgtgtaTATTATACAGGACTTACATTAGTCCGTTTCATGTCACTATTTACATTTCTCTTGCCAAAGAGGGAGACTTTGACTTATGATGAAAACAGAAATGACATTAGAGAAATGTCAGCAGAAAATGGACTTTTCCTGACTATGTGCAGACTGAGACAAAACTTTGGTCTGTTCGATCTAGCAACACGGTTCGGCATTTCACAACAGTCAGCTGGTATAGTATTTAACACTTGGATTGACATTATTTATCTTAAGCTGTGCACTGTTTCTATCTGGCCACACAGACAAACTATAATAGACAACATGCCAAAAGACTTCAAAGCTAATTTCCCTACAACATTAATTATTATTGATggaacagaattaaaaacagaatccCCCTGGGCCCATGGTGTGCAATGCCAACTATATAGCGATTATAAGTCTACCACAACATTCAAGGCACTCATAGGTTGTGACTCTCGGGGGTCTTTCATGTTCACATCAGAATTATTCACAGGATCAATATCAGACAAGGCCATTACAAAAGCAAGTGGTTTTTATGAAACCATACAACAACTGAAGGACGTTGGTTACATTCAGAATGGTGACGGTGTCATGGCAGACAAAGGGTTTACAATCAAGGATGAGATAAATGCCCTTGGTCTGTCCTTAAACATACCACCTTTTGCCTCAGCAGACAAACAGTTGTCTCAGGCAGATCTTGCACTAACTGACAAAATAGCAAGACACAGAGTGCATGTTGAACGACTCATTTCTCGcattaaagatttcaaaatagTTGGTTGTACAATTCCTGCTATATTATTTCCTAAGTTAAACAGAATATGGGCTGTGTGTTGCTACTTGACACTTTTCCAGGGCTttgttttgaagaaaatgtaa